The DNA sequence CGTATCCGCTGGTACTCCCGAACGAACCCCGTGGGGCCCGGGCGGCGGTATATCCCAGGCTCAGGCCGAGTCGCGCAGGACGAGCTCGGTGGGCAGGATGACGTGGCGGCTGCCGTGCGGACCGGCCGGGGTCAGGACCAGCTCGACCATGGCGGTGGCCTGCTCGACGACCGGGTGCCTGACGGTGGTCAGCGGCGGATCGGTGAAGGTCGCGGCCTCGATGTCGTCGAACCCCACCACCGCCACGTCGTCGGGCACGCGGCGGCCCGCCTTGCGCAGGGTCTGCAGCGCGCCGACGGCCATCAGGTCGTTGGCGGCGAAGACGGCGTCGAGGCCGGGATCGTCCTCCAGCAGATGGCGCATCGCCGTCGCGCCGGAGGCCCGGGTAAAGTCCCCGACCGCGACAATCGACCGGCGGTCCGACGACCGCAGTGCGTCGCGATAGCCGGTGAGGCGGTCCTGCCCGGCGGTCATGTCCTGCGGTCCGGCGATGGTGGCGATGCGCCGGCGGCCGGTTCCGAGCAGGTGCCGCACGGCCTGCTCCGCTCCCCCGACGTTGTCGTTGTCGGCGTAGGGCAGATCCACGGCGACGGCCGGCCGGCCGTAGGACACCACCGGCACTCCCATACGCGCGATGGCGCCCGGCAGCGGGTCGGCGCCGTGCATGGACACGAACATGACCCCGTCCACGTGCCCCCCGGCGACGTAGCTCTCCACCTTCGCCTGCGCCTGCGGAGAGCCCGCCAGCATGAGCACCACCTGCTTACCGGACACCTCCAGCTCGCTGCTCACGGTGCGGATGACCAGGGAGAACAGCGGATCGTCGGAGAACACGCGGGTGGGCGGTTCGGAGACGACCAGCGCGATCGAGTCGGTCTGGCGGGTGACCAGGCTGCGCGCCGCCGAGTTCGGCACGTACCCCAGCTCCTCGACGGCACGCAGGACCGCGTCGCGGATCCCGGGGTCGACGGTGGTCCGCCCGTTCACGACACGGGAGGCGGTCGCGCGCGACACCCTCGCCCGTGCGGCGACCGCCTCCAATGTGGGACGCCTGCTCTCCACTACCGACCCTTTCCGCCATGCAGCCCTTCGCACCCTGAGAAAGCGCTCTCTGACGCACTCCGCACTCCGCGGCCGCGCAGCCCGCCCACACGCCCGCCGAGCGCCGCACACCCTTGCCCCGGCACGGGAGACCGAACGACCACAGCGCGTCGCGGGTGAATGACAATCAAGCACCCTCTCCGTCTTGTGCGGCCATGTTATCTGTGTCATGTTCGTAAAGCGAGAGAGCGCTTTCTCGTTGCTGCACGGAGCTCCACCCGTGTCCGTCCCCGGGGCCCACCCATGCCCCGGGGCGGCACGCACAGCGACTGACCGGCCACATCCCCCACGCATGGAAACGAGGTCAGGATGGAGAGCCATCGATCCCCCAGGCGCAGACGTCCGAGCAGCCTGCTCGCGGCGCTCGGCGCGCTCCTCCTCCCCGTGGCGACGGTGACCGCGGTGACCGCGCCCGCCGCCCACGCCGACGTCCCTCCCGCTCCCGAGGGCTGGAACCACGTCTGGAGCGACGACTTCGACGGCCCGGCGGGCTCCCTGCCCGACTCGGAGAACTGGATCGTCGACACCGGCACCTCCTACCCCGGCGGCCCCGCCAACTGGGGCACCGGCGAGGTGCAGACCTACACCGACAACCCCGAGAACCTGGCCCTGGACGGCCAGGGCAACCTGCGCATCACTCCCCGCCGCGACGCGTCGGGGCAGTGGACCTCGGCGCGCATCGAGACGCGCCGGTCCGACTTCAAACCCGCCGACGGCGAGACCCTGCGCATCGAGGGCCGCCTGCAGGTGCCCG is a window from the Streptomonospora litoralis genome containing:
- a CDS encoding LacI family DNA-binding transcriptional regulator produces the protein MESRRPTLEAVAARARVSRATASRVVNGRTTVDPGIRDAVLRAVEELGYVPNSAARSLVTRQTDSIALVVSEPPTRVFSDDPLFSLVIRTVSSELEVSGKQVVLMLAGSPQAQAKVESYVAGGHVDGVMFVSMHGADPLPGAIARMGVPVVSYGRPAVAVDLPYADNDNVGGAEQAVRHLLGTGRRRIATIAGPQDMTAGQDRLTGYRDALRSSDRRSIVAVGDFTRASGATAMRHLLEDDPGLDAVFAANDLMAVGALQTLRKAGRRVPDDVAVVGFDDIEAATFTDPPLTTVRHPVVEQATAMVELVLTPAGPHGSRHVILPTELVLRDSA